A genomic stretch from Lathyrus oleraceus cultivar Zhongwan6 chromosome 2, CAAS_Psat_ZW6_1.0, whole genome shotgun sequence includes:
- the LOC127121267 gene encoding probable ubiquitin-like-specific protease 2B yields the protein MNQFPPSWLSKFLDSDDDAFDNQINPSDKINDFARILSGDCKNYDQHVIQDFNDDVASLPSTQIEFLDINSQVATNDSFYASLNGCEQSYCTNNSNMNFDEFIYPKGDPDAVSINKKDVDLLHPERYINDTIIDFYILYLKNKIQEKEKARFHFFNSFFFRKLVDMDKISPKVCDGKSAFLRVRKWTRKVKLFEKDYIFIPVNFNLHWSLIVICHPGEVVNTIDEELDKSLKMPCILHMDSVMGCHNNLKDIVQSYLWEEWKERNKDTCGEDLSSRFLNMPFFPIAVPQQKNSYDCGIFLLHYLELFLAEAPFNFNPLKLNLDWFPPEEAYHKRTLIRELIFELVKNHASHEAASTMVFNEHFEQEATTPYCHQEIKISPQTSCSSHDSNDLEMPNIMFLDNKNWYQGTPSLQFYQDSNVVDDKAIDDDVQIIDNLKVERPAKKMRL from the exons ATGAATCAGTTTCCTCCTTCATGGCTTTCAAAATTTCTCGATTCCGATGATGATGCATTTGATAACCAGATTAATCCTTCTG ACAAGATAAATGATTTTGCTAGGATTCTCTCCGGTGATTGTAAAAATTATGATCAACATGTGATACAAGATTTCAATGACGACGTAGCTTCGTTACCTTCAACTCAG ATTGAATTTCTTGACATTAATTCACAAGTTGCAACAAATGATTCATTTTATG CTTCATTGAATGGTTGTGAACAGAGTTATTGCACAAATAATTCCAACATG AATTTTGACGAATTTATTTATCCAAAAGGGGATCCTGATGCTGTTTCCATAAATAAGAAAGATGTTGATCTATTACACCCAGAAAGATACATCAATGATACAATTATCGATTTTTACATCTT ATATTTGAAGAATAAGATACAAGAGAAGGAAAAGGCTAGGTTTCACTTTTTCAATAGTTTTTTCTTTCGAAAATTGGTTGATATGGACAAAATTTCGCCTAAAGTTTGTGATGGAAAATCAGCATTTCTACGTGTTCGTAAATGGACAAGAAAAGTGAAATTATTTGAAAAAGATTATATTTTCATACCAGTGAATTTCAA TCTTCACTGGAGCTTAATAGTAATTTGCCATCCTGGTGAAGTGGTTAATACTATTG ATGAAGAGTTGGACAAATCACTTAAGATGCCTTGCATATTACACATGGATTCTGTCATGGGATGTCATAATAATTTGAAAGACATTGTACAAAG TTATTTGTGGGAAGAATGGAAAGAGAGAAATAAGGATACATGTGGAGAAGATCTCTCATCAAGATTCTTGAATATGCCTTTTTTTCCAATTGCG GTACCACAACAGAAAAACTCATATGATTGCGGTATCTTTTTACTTCATTACCTAGAGCTCTTCCTGGCAGAAGCTCCATTTAACTTCAATCCATTGAAA CTTAATTTGGATTGGTTTCCACCTGAAGAGGCTTATCACAAGAGAACACTTATTCGTGAATTAATCTTTGAACTAGTGAAAAACCATGCTTCACATGAAGCAGCTTCTACTATGGTTTTCAATGAACACTTTGAACAAGAGGCTACAACTCCCTATTGTCACCAAGAGATTAAAATTTCACCACAAACAAGTTGTTCATCGCATGATTCAAATGACCTAGAGATGCCAAATATCATGTTTTTGGACAACAAGAATTGGTATCAAGGAACACCATCTCTACAATTTTATCAAGATTCAAATGTAGTTGATGACAAG